In a single window of the Flavobacterium sp. W4I14 genome:
- a CDS encoding unsaturated chondroitin disaccharide hydrolase (product_source=KO:K18581; cath_funfam=1.50.10.10; cleavage_site_network=SignalP-noTM; cog=COG4225; ko=KO:K18581; pfam=PF07470; superfamily=48208; transmembrane_helix_parts=Inside_1_12,TMhelix_13_32,Outside_33_407) gives MNYTSLPNPCKKLLFAICFLATVVIAHAQKAADEKEAMKNLLDRQFEFAQKQYQLLAKNTPADRMPKTYYAKNNKLETSDTKWWCSGFYPGSLLYIYEYTKDSGTLKEVEKRLAVLEKEKHYIGNHDLGFMMFCSFGNAYRITGNARYKPTIDTAAASLATRYRPAAKVIQSWNSSKQWKGPVIIDNMMNLELLAWVSDHGGDPKYKKIAINHADTSLKNHFRSNYSSYHVVDYDMTTGKVLKRGTAQGAFDESAWSRGQGWGLYGYTMMYRFTRNKHYLNQAKNIAKFIINHPNMPADQVPYWDFNAPNIPGTYRDASAAAVIASGLLELGQYATKTERKLYVGEAKKMIISLSSDAYTAKLGENGGFLLMHSTGALPLKSEVDVPLSYADYYYLEALMRYKNWYL, from the coding sequence ATGAATTATACAAGTTTACCTAACCCATGTAAGAAATTATTGTTCGCCATATGTTTTCTGGCTACAGTAGTTATTGCTCATGCACAAAAGGCAGCTGATGAAAAAGAAGCAATGAAAAATCTGCTTGACAGGCAATTTGAATTTGCACAGAAACAATATCAGTTACTGGCCAAAAACACACCGGCAGACCGCATGCCTAAAACCTATTATGCAAAAAATAATAAACTGGAAACGAGCGATACCAAATGGTGGTGCAGTGGTTTTTATCCAGGTTCGCTACTTTACATTTACGAATACACCAAAGATTCAGGTACCTTAAAAGAGGTAGAAAAGCGCCTTGCCGTACTAGAGAAGGAGAAACATTATATCGGAAACCATGATTTAGGTTTCATGATGTTCTGTAGTTTCGGCAATGCCTATCGCATTACAGGTAATGCGCGATATAAACCAACCATCGATACAGCTGCAGCTTCGCTTGCCACGCGCTACCGTCCGGCTGCTAAAGTAATCCAATCTTGGAACAGCAGTAAACAATGGAAAGGCCCTGTCATTATTGATAATATGATGAATCTGGAGTTGTTGGCATGGGTGTCTGATCATGGTGGCGATCCGAAATACAAGAAAATTGCCATCAACCATGCTGATACTTCGCTTAAAAACCATTTCAGGTCAAACTATAGTTCCTATCATGTAGTAGATTACGACATGACTACTGGCAAAGTACTTAAGAGAGGTACGGCCCAGGGGGCTTTTGACGAATCGGCCTGGAGCCGTGGTCAGGGCTGGGGATTATACGGTTATACCATGATGTACCGTTTTACCAGGAACAAACATTATCTTAATCAGGCAAAAAACATCGCAAAATTTATCATCAATCATCCGAATATGCCTGCCGATCAGGTTCCATACTGGGACTTTAACGCACCGAACATTCCAGGTACTTATCGTGATGCTTCTGCCGCTGCGGTTATTGCCTCTGGTTTGTTGGAATTAGGACAATATGCAACAAAAACCGAACGAAAATTATATGTAGGCGAAGCAAAGAAAATGATCATTTCACTCTCATCTGATGCATATACTGCAAAGCTGGGTGAAAACGGTGGTTTTTTACTGATGCACAGCACTGGAGCCTTACCCCTTAAATCTGAAGTCGACGTTCCGCTAAGCTACGCCGATTATTACTATCTCGAGGCGCTGATGCGCTACAAAAACTGGTATTTATAA
- a CDS encoding hypothetical protein (product_source=COG4289; cog=COG4289; pfam=PF10022; superfamily=48239), with translation MERRKFIGALSLTGIFGLFNPNEVLSATKVNKNTGAQPKNDREYWYKLLYKIASPVVSNLANGTLIKNMPVVTAPKFDSRTPAVSYLEAVGRTYAGIAPWLSLPDDTTTEGVLRNKLKLQAIQGLDSCFAANSPDKLNFTKDYQPIVDSAYLAQTFLRAPKALWEPLKPETKREIIASFKSLRNRKPFKNNWLLFGSITEAFLLSIGEQHDESRLNEGVDTLNAWYKGDGWYGDGVNMAFDYYNSFVIHPMMVDTLAVMLDKKLIKKERYDLAVKRMQRYVVGQERMISPEGTYPPIGRSITYRTGAFQALSQIALMHKLPATIQPAQVRSALTKVKQNMYEIPGTFDSKGWLQLGFCGHDPEIADYYTSTGSLYMATLSFLPLGLPASDEFWAAPAAEWTSKKAWAAKPFTKDYHVDF, from the coding sequence ATGGAAAGAAGAAAATTTATAGGCGCGTTGTCATTAACCGGCATATTTGGGCTGTTTAATCCTAACGAAGTTTTGTCCGCTACAAAAGTTAATAAAAATACAGGTGCTCAACCAAAAAATGACAGAGAATATTGGTATAAACTACTGTATAAAATTGCCAGCCCTGTTGTTTCCAATTTAGCCAATGGAACACTGATTAAAAATATGCCAGTGGTTACGGCACCGAAATTCGACTCCAGAACACCTGCTGTATCGTACTTAGAAGCTGTTGGCCGTACCTATGCCGGAATTGCACCCTGGCTTTCGTTACCTGATGATACCACAACCGAAGGTGTTTTAAGAAACAAGCTGAAATTACAGGCCATTCAGGGATTGGATAGCTGTTTTGCAGCAAATAGTCCTGATAAACTAAATTTTACCAAAGATTATCAGCCGATTGTTGATTCAGCCTACCTGGCACAAACCTTTTTAAGAGCCCCTAAAGCCCTATGGGAACCCTTGAAGCCCGAAACAAAACGCGAAATTATTGCTTCGTTTAAATCATTGAGGAACAGAAAACCCTTTAAAAATAACTGGTTGTTATTTGGTTCTATTACAGAAGCTTTTTTATTATCGATTGGTGAACAACACGATGAAAGCCGCTTAAATGAGGGGGTAGATACATTAAACGCATGGTATAAAGGAGATGGTTGGTATGGTGATGGCGTAAACATGGCTTTTGATTATTACAATTCTTTTGTAATCCACCCGATGATGGTGGATACGCTAGCTGTTATGCTCGATAAAAAGCTAATCAAAAAAGAACGATACGATCTTGCCGTAAAAAGGATGCAGCGTTATGTAGTCGGGCAAGAGCGTATGATTTCTCCTGAAGGAACCTATCCACCAATCGGACGTTCAATTACCTATAGAACCGGTGCTTTCCAGGCTTTAAGCCAAATTGCCTTAATGCATAAGTTACCAGCCACCATTCAGCCAGCTCAAGTGCGTTCTGCCTTAACTAAAGTAAAACAGAATATGTACGAGATCCCTGGAACTTTTGACTCAAAAGGATGGTTACAGCTTGGCTTTTGTGGTCATGATCCTGAAATAGCAGATTATTATACTTCTACAGGCAGTTTGTATATGGCCACCTTATCATTCCTTCCTTTGGGTTTACCCGCTAGCGACGAGTTTTGGGCGGCACCTGCGGCAGAGTGGACATCAAAGAAAGCCTGGGCAGCAAAACCATTCACCAAAGACTATCATGTAGATTTTTAA